From Aedes albopictus strain Foshan chromosome 1, AalbF5, whole genome shotgun sequence, one genomic window encodes:
- the LOC115254854 gene encoding uncharacterized protein LOC115254854, translating into MQNQNGLSASKIAYKIAELSCSLHQKMNVCSIVSMLFFVVLGGLLLTQSVWSEDVPESCIAASCTTFQQINTLYCHANPARFCQCRPAVGGGWTLQVMPCPEPETMFSFRHQVCVHPSMWDDAECGPSGPGGDEDETDLENVILGCEAAPCGTYEEINTLTCHPDAKRFCQCRPVSTQEEYPNRGLFQAISMPCAQGTSFSFGLQTCAHDALWINTCP; encoded by the exons ATGCAAAACCAAAACGGTTTATCAGCCAGTAAAATTGCCTATAAAATCGCGGAGTTGTCCTGCAGTCTTCATCAGAAGATGAACGTCTGCTCTATCGTCAGCATGTTGTTCTTCGTAG TTCTCGGCGGTCTCCTCCTCACCCAAAGCGTCTGGTCCGAGGACGTTCCGGAGTCCTGTATCGCCGCCAGCTGCACCACCTTCCAGCAGATCAACACCCTGTACTGTCACGCCAATCCGGCCCGATTTTGCCAGTGTCGTCCCGCCGTAGGTGGCGGCTGGACGCTCCAGGTGATGCCCTGCCCGGAACCGGAAACCATGTTCAGCTTCCGCCATCAGGTGTGCGTCCATCCGTCGATGTGGGACGACGCCGAGTGTGGCCCGTCCGGACCCGGTGGAGACGAAGATGAAACCGACTTGGAAAATGTGATTCTTGGTTGTGAGGCGGCACCTTGCGGAACGTACGAGGAGATCAACACCCTTACGTGCCATCCGGACGCGAAACGGTTCTGCCAGTGTAGGCCGGTGTCGAcgcaggaggaatatccgaataGAGGGCTGTTTCAGGCGATATCCATGCCTTGCGCCCAGGGAACTTCGTTCAGTTTTGGACTGCAGACGTGTGCCCATGATGCGCTGTGGATCAATACGTGTCCTTGA